From Ostrinia nubilalis chromosome 9, ilOstNubi1.1, whole genome shotgun sequence, one genomic window encodes:
- the LOC135074639 gene encoding ras-related protein Rab-40C, producing MTMFPSSGMGAAPQQPTNQVAQNGSTTLPRSHHQRTGRPPAAPKSYDYLLKVLLVGDSDVGKQEILQDLEDGSADSPFCSGSAYKTTTILLDGKRVKLQLWDTSGQGRFCTIIRSYSRGAQGILLVYDITNKWSFDSIDRWLEEVEQHAPGVPKVLVGNRLHLAFKRQVQERDAELYAAKNHMAFFEVSPLCDFNIRESFCELSRMALHRNGMERLWRSNKVLSLQELCCRAIVARTCVYGLERLPLPTALKSHLKSYAISAAPSRRRARPTPHHTRLNCTGRNSCCIS from the exons ATGACTATGTTTCCCTCGTCTGGTATGGGCGCAGCACCTCAACAGCCGACAAATCAAGTCGCTCAGAACGGCAGCACGACCCTACCCCGGTCGCACCATCAAAGAACAG GTCGACCCCCGGCAGCCCCAAAGTCTTATGACTATCTCTTGAAAGTGTTGCTAGTGGGAGACTCTGATGTTGGCAAACAAGAAATATTGCAAGACTTAGAAGATGGCTCAGCTGATTCACCATTTTGCAGTGGAAGTG CATATAAAACCACAACAATACTGCTTGACGGTAAGAGGGTAAAGCTGCAGCTATGGGATACGTCAGGGCAAGGCAGGTTCTGCACCATCATCCGTTCCTACTCCAGGGGTGCCCAAGGCATCCTTCTGGTTTATGACATTACCAATAAATGGTCATTTGATAGTATTGACAGGTGGCTAGAAGAAGTTGAACAG CATGCACCAGGAGTGCCAAAGGTATTGGTCGGCAATCGACTCCATCTTGCTTTCAAACGACAAGTTCAGGAAAGGGACGCTGAATTATATGCTGCAAAAAATCACATGGCGTTTTTCGAAGTCAGTCCCCTATGTGACTTTAATATCAGAGAAAGTTTCTGTGAATTGTCCAGAATGGCGTTACATCGTAATGGAATGGAAAGGCTATGGAGAAGTAATAAAg TGCTAAGTCTCCAAGAGCTGTGTTGCCGTGCGATAGTCGCGCGCACGTGTGTGTACGGCTTAGAGCGGCTCCCGTTGCCGACGGCTCTGAAGTCGCACCTCAAGTCGTACGCCATCTCCGCCGCGCCTTCTCGCCGCCGCGCGCGACCCACCCCCCACCACACCCGCCTCAACTGCACCGGAAGAAACTCCTGCTGCATTTCGTAA
- the LOC135074640 gene encoding uncharacterized protein LOC135074640, giving the protein MVERTKQCKISHEMMIRLNNFLYVFNLRQGTILIAVHQIAMSSFVLIILLVGISHVGEMLSMLHADMEDDAESRGFFEVSYGQQLVFHEGDVISTNNQRRFAKAQHLASVTVIFLYTSTILTSIYLMCCISLLHGAVKYKREYVLPWIMAACVGVVLLLVAIVVGDGYPCIVSLFGGHKLYHLFCALFVLTFIYAICAVSSFALETGGGRCRRTRSDERGERLLLLDHAAHSSLLSAAQLTKLSHGTRTHFV; this is encoded by the exons ATGGTTGAAAGAACTAAGCAATGTAAGATATCACACGAAATGATGATTCGACTAAAcaattttttgtatgttttcaaTTTACGCCAAGGCACAATTTTAATTGCCGTCCATCAGATC GCAATGTCATCTTTTGTtctcataatattattagttggCATATCTCATGTGGGTGAAATGCTATCGATGCTGCATGCTGACATGGAAGACGACGCTGAAAGCCGCGGATTCTTCGAAGTGTCATACGGGCAACAGCTCGTGTTCCACGAGGGAGACGTGATCAGCACTAACAATCAACGGAGATTTGCAAAGGCACAACATCTTGCGTCGG tgACCGTGATATTTCTGTACACGAGCACGATCCTGACGTCAATTTACCTGATGTGCTGCATCTCCTTGCTGCATGGCGCCGTGAAGTACAAGCGGGAGTATGTACTGCCGTGGATCATGGCGGCGTGTGTTGGTGTGGTCCTGCTGCTGGTGGCTATCGTTGTTGGTGACGGATACCCGTGCATCGTGAGCCTCTTCGGCGGGCATAAGCTTTATC ACTTATTCTGCGCTCTATTCGTGCTGACCTTCATCTACGCTATTTGCGCGGTCAGCAGCTTCGCGCTAGAGACAGGCGGCGGACGGTGCCGGCGTACGCGCAGCGACGAGCGTGGCGAGCGCTTGCTACTGCTGGACCACGCAGCGCATTCCAGCCTACTGTCTGCGGCGCAGCTCACCAAGCTCTCACACGGCACTAGGACGCACTTCGTCTGA